From one Sulfurimonas sp. HSL-3221 genomic stretch:
- the soxC gene encoding sulfite dehydrogenase has protein sequence MRNEHSQHDAENVSAERRDFFKKTAALSATAIAGAGMLSGTRAMAEDDPVIMNTPDWGHKIGYPVTKNRYGMPSPYEHNITRRNAKLLSSGNWQASIAMCPIQDLSGIMTPNGLFFSRCHGGIPTINPSEWRLMIHGLVEKPLVLTLDQLKRYPNVSRVHFVECPANGGPEWRGPQFNSIQFAKGMMSNAEWTGVYLKDILKDLGLKPSAKWMLAEGIDSSHMGRTVPVDKVLDDAMIVWGQNGEALRPEQGYPVRLLLPGWEGNLCVKWLGRLEFAAEPFYAKEETAKYTALKPSGKAIQHFYANEVNSIITSPCPEKPWTDLKAGDMVEIEGLAWSGMGTIEGVDISFDGGNNWVEANLKGLVLPKSWTRFSFMYKYEGKPLILASRARDDAGYIQPTIDQETAVMGVESVYHRNGIASWEVTAEGKVNNVQVRS, from the coding sequence ATGAGAAACGAACATTCTCAACACGATGCTGAAAACGTGTCGGCCGAAAGAAGAGACTTCTTCAAGAAAACTGCCGCACTCTCAGCCACGGCGATCGCCGGTGCCGGAATGCTCTCCGGAACACGTGCGATGGCCGAAGATGACCCGGTCATTATGAATACACCGGACTGGGGTCACAAGATCGGTTACCCGGTCACTAAGAACCGCTACGGTATGCCTTCACCGTACGAGCACAACATCACCCGCCGCAACGCGAAACTCCTTTCCTCAGGGAACTGGCAGGCATCCATCGCGATGTGTCCGATCCAGGACCTCAGCGGTATCATGACGCCGAACGGCCTCTTCTTCAGCCGCTGCCACGGTGGTATCCCGACCATCAACCCGAGTGAATGGCGCCTGATGATCCACGGTCTTGTCGAAAAGCCGCTGGTTCTGACGCTTGATCAGCTCAAGCGCTACCCGAACGTCAGCCGCGTTCACTTCGTCGAGTGTCCGGCAAACGGCGGTCCGGAATGGCGTGGACCGCAGTTCAACTCCATCCAGTTTGCGAAAGGGATGATGAGTAATGCCGAGTGGACCGGCGTCTACCTCAAAGACATCCTCAAAGACCTCGGTCTCAAGCCAAGTGCAAAATGGATGCTAGCAGAGGGTATCGACAGCTCACACATGGGCCGTACGGTTCCTGTCGACAAGGTGCTTGACGATGCAATGATCGTTTGGGGCCAGAACGGCGAAGCGCTTCGCCCGGAGCAGGGCTACCCTGTCCGTCTCCTCCTCCCGGGATGGGAAGGTAACCTTTGTGTCAAATGGCTCGGACGCCTCGAATTCGCCGCTGAACCGTTCTACGCGAAAGAAGAAACAGCGAAATATACGGCACTCAAGCCGTCAGGCAAAGCGATCCAGCACTTCTATGCGAACGAAGTCAACTCCATCATCACTTCACCGTGTCCGGAAAAACCGTGGACGGATCTGAAAGCCGGCGACATGGTCGAGATCGAAGGTCTCGCATGGAGCGGTATGGGTACGATCGAAGGCGTCGACATCAGCTTCGACGGCGGCAACAACTGGGTAGAAGCAAACCTCAAGGGCCTCGTCCTTCCGAAGTCCTGGACACGCTTCAGCTTTATGTACAAGTACGAAGGCAAGCCGCTGATCCTCGCCAGCCGCGCACGCGACGACGCAGGCTACATCCAGCCGACAATCGATCAAGAAACCGCAGTGATGGGTGTTGAATCCGTTTACCATAGAAACGGTATCGCCTCATGGGAAGTCACTGCAGAAGGGAAGGTAAACAATGTTCAAGTTCGATCGTAA
- a CDS encoding type II toxin-antitoxin system RelE/ParE family toxin, protein MRVVATPLFTEQLKALLLTIADSDPEEAKRFKLYLDTILLNLPSKAQKYKPSIYFGDTEVRDIEHQGCTIPFYYDRAGAALVLLGIIDNRV, encoded by the coding sequence ATGAGAGTCGTCGCCACACCGCTCTTCACCGAACAGCTCAAAGCGCTTCTCCTGACGATCGCCGACAGCGATCCCGAAGAGGCGAAACGTTTCAAGCTCTATCTCGACACCATCTTGCTCAACCTGCCGAGCAAAGCGCAGAAATACAAACCGTCAATCTATTTTGGTGATACTGAGGTGCGGGACATTGAACATCAGGGGTGTACTATTCCCTTTTATTATGATCGAGCCGGAGCGGCCCTCGTGCTTTTGGGAATTATTGACAATCGTGTGTAA